In the Arachis ipaensis cultivar K30076 chromosome B10, Araip1.1, whole genome shotgun sequence genome, one interval contains:
- the LOC107620879 gene encoding uncharacterized protein LOC107620879, with protein sequence MEVEGGVFRRGSRVSSYEKLAAIGLVVLAVASPLYIDSKPESESEEDEPINFAFWLPVLLFLLMLAIALSTLLDQSFTRFDRNWIHRVGGSSGGIILILTILFLVLKFKSSV encoded by the coding sequence ATGGAAGTTGAAGGAGGAGTATTCAGAAGGGGAAGCAGAGTTTCTTCATACGAGAAACTCGCCGCCATAGGGTTGGTTGTGCTAGCAGTGGCTTCTCCTCTTTACATAGACAGCAAGCCGGAGAGCGAATCGGAAGAAGATGAACCAATAAACTTTGCTTTTTGGTTGCCTGTGTTGCTCTTTCTGTTGATGTTAGCCATTGCTTTATCCACTCTCCTCGATCAGAGCTTCACAAGGTTTGATCGTAACTGGATTCACAGAGTTGGTGGCTCTTCTGGTGGTATTATTCTCATTCTCACTatcctttttcttgttttgaaGTTTAAGTCTTCTGTGTAA
- the LOC107622064 gene encoding uncharacterized protein LOC107622064, protein MDNPCFVVPYHDPYDTPPLSPSFFNISNPTLLDLTNVASGNESSHSQQKNNIIQDGNLQPTFDPMIQDSNFVGGTGGNNFESIPLLQVHSEEGLSHDFNNNVNTITLSHWPLPPVPFSCSCCSVLREIVHTNGFNFKKVEIHGRPGLISHAIQHPSVNGDYTSTSNLQYQMIDFCRRGIDDVKNFLVEYCRVQSAAGYFMLQDPLSAYYEALCTGLEWVEEFSDDTDDLNASNSDDENEQVADNGVGASGKAPRRLSLSEQRDRAGKMKLDDFAPYFHFPIEEASRQMNICPTVVKKICRKEGLSRWPYRKIKSTVRQISQLKRTMESKDVRSKARIQAEIYRLHLKLREICAGRYPSGLVIP, encoded by the exons ATGGATAATCCTTGCTTTGTTGTACCGTACCATGATCCATATGATACTCCTCCACTCAGTCCGAGTTTTTTCAACATTTCCAACCCCACTCTTCTCGATCTTACCAATGTCGCCAGTGGAAACGAATCCAGTCACTCTcaacaaaagaataatataattcaAGATGGTAATCTCCAACCAACTTTTGATCCGATGATTCAAGATAGTAACTTTGTTGGAGGAACAGGAGGGAATAACTTCGAATCAATTCCTTTGTTACAAGTGCATTCTGAGGAAGGTCTATCGCATGATTTCAACAACAATGTGAATACAATTACGCTGTCTCATTGGCCCCTGCCACCAGTCCCATTTTCTTGTAGCTGTTGTAGTGTCCTCAGGGAAATTGTTCACACCAATG GATTTAACTTTAAGAAAGTTGAAATTCATGGAAGGCCTGGCTTGATCTCTCATGCAATTCAACATCCTAGTGTGAATGGAGATTATACTTCCACTAGCAACCTTCAATATCAAATGATTGA TTTTTGTAGGAGAGGCATTGATGACGTGAAGAATTTCCTAGTTGAGTATTGCAGAGTACAAAGTGCAGCAGGGTACTTTATGTTGCAAGATCCACTTTCTGCTTATTATGAGGCCCTATGCACTGGACTTGAATGGGTCGAAGAGTTCAGCGACGACACTGACGATTTGAATGCAAGCAATTCAG ATGATGAGAATGAACAAGTGGCTGACAATGGAGTAGGAGCATCAGGAAAGGCTCCTAGAAGATTATCTCTTTCGGAACAGAGGGATAGAGCGGGGAAGATGAAATTGGATGATTTTGCCCCTTATTTTCATTTTCCAATTGAGGAAGCATCGAGGCAAATGAATATCTGTCCCACCGTAGTGAAGAAAATTTGCCGTAAGGAAGGATTATCACGATGGCCTTACAGAAAG ATCAAAAGCACTGTAAGGCAGATCTCGCAACTTAAGAGAACGATGGAATCAAAAGATGTAAGGTCAAAGGCAAGGATTCAGGCAGAGATTTACAGGCTCCATCTAAAATTAAGAGAGATTTGTGCTGGACGATACCCATCTGGATTAGTTATACCATGA
- the LOC107623018 gene encoding LOW QUALITY PROTEIN: copper-transporting ATPase PAA2, chloroplastic (The sequence of the model RefSeq protein was modified relative to this genomic sequence to represent the inferred CDS: inserted 2 bases in 1 codon): MTMTTQLLKLNLYPKSNISFNHAPNRHVQFLPLLPTNHRRNDIHRNCHRPGFLRSHFLVSNSSRTEIASPEPAQLKTTDSPLLLDVSGMMCGACVSRVKNILSADDRVDSVVVNMLTETAAVKLRRLDEEKDVEEPATVAESLARRLTECGFPTKRRASSLGVAENVRKWKELVKKKEELVAKSRSRVAFAWALVALCCGSHASHVLHSLGIHIGHGSVLEILHNSYVKGGIALGSLLGPGRELLFDGLNAFRKGSPNMNSLVGFGSIAAFIISSISLLNPGLAWDATFFDEPVMLLGFVLLGRSLEEKARIQASSDMNELLSLISTQSRLVVTSSEGSPSTESVLGSNTICVEVPTDDIRVGDSVLVLPGETIPIDGKVISGRSVVDESMLTGESLPVFKEEGLTVSAGTINWDGPLRIEASSSGSNTMISKIVRMVEDAQSREAPVQRLADSIAGPFVYSVMTMSAATFAFWYYIGSNIFPDVLLNDIAGPEGDPLLLSLKLAVDVLVVSCPCALGLATPTAILVGTSLGARKGLLIRGGDVLERLASINYIALDKTGTLTKGKPVVSSVSSINYGESEILQIAAAVEKTASHPIAKAIINKAESLELVLPVTQGQLVEPGFGTLAEIDGRLVAVGSLEWVHDRFQIKMNPSDLLNLEHTLMNHSSETSSNYSKTVVYVGREEEGIIGSITISDVVREDAQSTVARLKQKGIEMVLLSGDREEAVATVAQTVGIGSDFMKASLSPQQKSKFISSLKASGHHVAMVGDGINDAPSLAVADVGIALQNEAQENAASDAASIILLGNKISHVVDALDLAQATMGKVYQNLSWAVAYNVVAIPIAAGVLLPQFEFAMTPSLSGGLMALSSIFVVGNSLLLQLHGSQTSKKVAXNKSISIHSNMDMYSLKDA, translated from the exons ATGACCATGACGACTCAACTCCTCAAGCTCAATCTCTACCCGAAATCCAACATCTCCTTCAACCACGCACCAAATCGTCATGTTCAGTTCCTTCCCCTTCTTCCCACTAATCACCGTCGCAACGACATTCACCGCAACTGCCACCGCCCGGGATTCCTCCGGTCACATTTCCTCGTATCTAACTCGTCACGCACCGAGATTGCCTCGCCGGAGCCAGCTCAGCTAAAGACTACAGACTCCCCGCTCCTGCTCGACGTCTCCGGTATGATGTGCGGCGCCTGCGTCTCACGAGTCAAGAACATCCTCTCCGCCGATGACCGAGTTGACTCGGTCGTGGTCAACATGTTAACCGAGACCGCCGCCGTCAAGCTCAGGCGGCTCGACGAGGAGAAAGATGTGGAGGAGCCGGCGACGGTTGCGGAGAGCCTGGCCCGGAGGCTGACCGAGTGCGGTTTTCCGACGAAACGAAGGGCGTCGAGTTTGGGAGTTGCAGAGAACGTCAGGAAGTGGAAGGAGCTtgtgaagaagaaggaggaactCGTCGCCAAAAGCCGCAGCCGTGTCGCTTTTGCTTGGGCTTTGGTGGCGCTGTGCTGTGGATCTCACGCTTCGCACGTTCTTCATTCTTTGGGGATTCACATTGGTCATG GATCGGTTTTGGAAATTCTTCACAATTCATATGTGAAAGGTGGTATAGCTCTGGGGTCTCTCTTGGGACCAGGACGAG AGTTACTCTTTGATGGCCTAAACGCATTTAGGAAGGGATCACCAAACATGAACTCTCTTGTGGGATTTGGTTCTATAGCTGCTTTTATCATCAGTTCG ATATCACTACTGAACCCCGGGTTGGCCTGGGATGCAACATTCTTTGATGAGCCG GTCATGCTTCTTGGTTTTGTGCTTCTTGGACGTTCTTTGGAGGAAAAGGCAAGGATTCAGGCATCTAGTGATATGAATGAACTCCTT TCATTGATATCTACTCAGTCAAGACTTGTGGTTACTTCATCGGAAGGTTCACCATCTACAGAGAGTGTGCTCGGTTCTAACACAATTTGCGTTGAAGTCCCAACTGATGATATCCGAGTAGGTGACTCAGTGTTGGTGTTGCCTGGAGAGACTATTCCTATAGAT GGAAAGGTCATTTCAGGAAGAAGTGTTGTGGATGAATCCATGCTTACTGGAGAATCACTTCCTGTATTTAAGGAGGAAGGCCTCACAGTTTCTGCAGGAACTATAAATTGG GATGGACCTTTAAGGATTGAAGCTTCTTCATCTGGCTCCAACACAATGATATCCAAGATTGTACGCATG GTTGAGGATGCCCAGTCACGTGAAGCACCTGTACAGAGGCTTGCTGATTCCATAGCAGGGCCATTTGTATACAGCGTAATGACTATGTCAGCAGCAACATTTGCATTTTG GTACTATATTGGATCAAACATATTTCCTGATGTTTTGCTCAATGATATTGCGGGCCCAGAAGGGGATCCTTTGCTTTTGAGTTTAAAGCTTGCTGTAGATGTTTTG GTTGTCTCTTGCCCTTGTGCACTGGGTCTTGCCACACCTACAGCGATCTTGGTTGGCACCTCCCTTG GGGCAAGAAAAGGACTTCTTATTAGAGGGGGAGATGTGCTAGAACGCTTGGCCAGTATAAATTATATTGCCCTTGACAAG ACCGGAACCCTCACCAAAGGAAAACCAGTTGTCTCCTCGGTGAGCTCTATTAATTATGGAGAATCAGAAATACTTCAGATTGCTGCTGCGGTGGAGAAAACAGCATCTCATCCAATTGCAAAGGCTATTATCAATAAAGCTGAGTCATTAGAGCTGGTCCTTCCAGTTACACAAGGGCAATTGGTAGAACCAGGCTTTGGAACATTGGCAGAAATAGATGGGCGTTTAGTTGCAGTTGGATCTTTAGAATGGGTCCATGATCGCTTCCAGATTAAAATGAACCCCTCTGATTTATTGAATCTCGAACATACTTTGATGAATCATTCATCAGAGACATCTTCAAACTATTCAAAAACTGTTGTCTATGTTGGACGTGAGGAAGAAGGCATCATTGGTTCTATTACCATATCTGACGTTGTACGTGAAGATGCTCAATCTACCGTAGCAAG ACTCAAGCAGAAGGGGATTGAAATGGTCCTGTTATCAGGAGACAGGGAAGAGGCAGTTGCAACTGTAGCACAGACAGTTGGGATTGGAAGCGATTTTATGAAAGCATCATTGTCCCCACAGCAGAAATCTAAGTTTATTTCATCTTTGAAAGCTTCTGGACATCATGTTGCAATG GTTGGTGATGGGATAAATGATGCACCCTCTTTGGCTGTAGCTGATGTTGGGATTGCTCTACAAAATGAAGCTCAAGAGAACGCTGCCTCTGATGCTGCATCCATTATACTTCTTGGAAACAAAATTTCTCAT GTTGTTGATGCACTAGACCTCGCACAGGCAACCATGGGAAAAGTGTACCAAAATTTATCTTGGGCGGTAGCCTACAACGTTGTTGCCATTCCCATTGCTGCTGGAGTGTTACTTCCCCAATTTGAATTTGCCATGACACCTTCACTATCAG GAGGGTTGATGGCTTTGAGCTCCATCTTCGTGGTTGGCAACTCGTTGCTTCTACAACTTCATGGGTCTCAGACCTCCAAAAAGGTCGC TAATAAATCTATTTCCATCCATTCAAACATGGATATGTACAGTCTAAAAGATGCATAA
- the LOC107623889 gene encoding ylmG homolog protein 2, chloroplastic (The sequence of the model RefSeq protein was modified relative to this genomic sequence to represent the inferred CDS: added 61 bases not found in genome assembly): MAVTMNVNESSSTTTTTATEIDEAKKAASFCSVRGWGNPQTPFALPFRRFGAPSSNASPNNHIINIPELRRFMSDAAHDLIRFASQNSVVNKLISLHSQFQSICLQIRRSSLKSMGSVSGSHNFAAVLPGGDSVAGLVVSNGILNFLNIYNTLLVVRLVLTWFPNSPPAIVSPLSTICDPYLNIFRGLIPPLGGTLDLSPILAFLVLNAFTNTAAALPAELPAAEQSEQRCAPPLQPSDVTTFAQKKWLRRLQGNNRSKSSDRVN, encoded by the exons ATGGCCGTGACTATGAATGTAAATGAGTCATCGTCAACGACAACGACTACTGCCACTGAGATAGACGAAGCTAAGAAGGCGGCGTCGTTTTGCTCGGTACGCGGTTGGGGAAATCCTCAAACGCCGTTTGCACTCCCATTCCGCCGTTTCGGAGCTCCAAGCTCCAACGCCTCTCCAAACAATCACATCATCAACATTCCTGAATTGCGCAGGTTCATGAGCGATGCTGCGCATGACCTCATCAGATTCGCTTCTCAAAACTCCGTTGTCAACAAACTCATCTCTCTCCACTCCCAATTCCAGAGCATATGCCTTCAG ATTCGGCGTAGTAGCTTGAAGAGCATGGGGTCGGTGAGTGGTAGTCACAATTTCGCAGCTGTTTTGCCTGGCGGTGACTCGGTGGCGGGTCTCGTGGTTTCTAACGGAATCCTGAATTTCTTGAACATTTACAATACTTTGCTCGTTGTTAGGCTTGTTTTGACCTGGTTCCCCAATTCTCCTCCTGCCATTGTTAGCCCTCTCAG CACCATATGTGACCCATATCTGAACATATTCCGTGGACTCATTCCCCCTCTTGGAGGAACACTGGATCTCTCTCCCATCCTAGCATTCTTGGTCCTAAATGCATTCACCAACACCGCTGCTGCACTT CTGATGTTACTACTTTTGCACAAAAGAAATGGTTGAGACGACTTCAAGGGAACAACAGGTCAAAGAGCTCTGATCGTGTTAAttag
- the LOC107624251 gene encoding uncharacterized protein LOC107624251 produces the protein MANTTIITISSYFFATLLFLHAATASIHAQIKVTKNPADKLVAVINDNRTAHKASSLYDNPGLACIALQYIKAYQGDCGAVGGPDAKKPPESQFAEVFAPSCGVKVSSLGPITSRFLGCQTKYVHAPEAFSEILIRNQKSLDILYSKNHTQVGAAVTGTDGGSPYFWCVLFSSGKPNSTFTFEDGVAKISKPGCFSGANDECSGAHGWSPIRGMWLLATSILVALGIALPL, from the exons ATGGCCAACACCACTATCATCACCATCTCCTCCTATTTTTTCGCAACACTTCTCTTCCTTCATGCTGCCACTGCTTCCATTCACGCTCAAA TAAAAGTGACTAAAAACCCTGCGGACAAGTTGGTAGCTGTGATTAATGACAACAGAACTGCTCATAAGGCATCATCTTTATACGATAACCCAGGCCTTGCCTGCATTGCTCTACAATACATCAAGGCATACCAGGGAGACTGTGGTGCTGTGGGAGGACCTGATGCCAAGAAGCCTCCGGAATCTCAGTTTGCCGAAGTTTTTGCCCCAAGTTGTGGTGTTAAGGTATCAAGTCTTGGTCCCATAACCAGCCGGTTCCTAGGATGTCAGACAAAGTATGTCCATGCACCTGAGGCATTCTCCGAAATCCTGATAAGAAACCAGAAAAGCTTAGACATACTTTATAGTAAGAATCACACTCAGGTTGGAGCTGCTGTTACAGGAACTGATGGAGGTTCTCCTTATTTCTGGTGTGTTCTGTTCAGCAGTGGCAAACCTAACAGCACCTTCACCTTTGAGGATGGTGTGGCTAAAATATCGAAGCCTGGTTGCTTTAGCGGCGCGAATGATGAGTGCAGTGGTGCCCATGGTTGGTCTCCAATAAGAGGGATGTGGCTACTTGCCACTTCAATTCTGGTTGCCTTGGGGATTGCTTTGCCATTATGA
- the LOC107620881 gene encoding uncharacterized protein LOC107620881, with protein sequence MLDGVAGIGPSYKGPSYDKLRVNLLADLKRECQIVVYSYRSDWKEIGYILMVDVTDNEANYVATGRLINKKFENIHWSPCAAYCLNLILKDISSMPHIFNLATRASKITVFVYNHTVFLSWLRQRTTWKEIVRPGVTHFATVFIILKSIFECKMDLQALVVDTHFTGHKLGRAMSAIILDNKFWDDCFTACKIVSSLIKLMRLVDADDKPSLGIVYEAAYFLNPACFLDENYKEAPDVMRGLLDLVTLHCKVNNLDSVEAMKEIHLYKDRKESFDRPEAFRAAKKLQPSKNEWWRLFGSSALCLQNMAVRILSQASASSGCERNWSLFDQIHTKRRNRLEHDRLSDIVYVTYNLRLKSR encoded by the exons ATGTTGGATGGTGTTGCTGGCATTGGGCCTAGTTATAAAGGTCCTTCTTATGATAAGCTGAGGGTTAATTTATTAGCCGATCTCAAAAGGGAGTGTCAAATAGTTGTTTATAGCTATAGGTCTGATTGGAAAGAAATTGGATATATCCTCATGGTTGATG TGACTGATAATGAAGCGAATTATGTTGCTACTGGTAGGCTTATTAATAAGAAGTTTGAAAATATTCACTGGTCACCTTGTGCTGCTTATTGCTTGAATCTTATTCTAAAAGATATAAGCAGCATGCCACATATTTTTAACCTTGCAACACGTGCTTCGAAGATTACTGTGTTTGTGTATAATCATACAGTGTTCTTGTCTTGGCTAAGACAAAGAACTACTTGGAAGGAGATTGTTCGTCCAGGTGTAACTCATTTTGCCACTGTCTTCATCATATTGAAGAGTATCTTTGAGTGCAAAATGGATTTACAAGCATTGGTTGTTGATACACACTTTACCGGACACAAATTAGGAAGAGCTATGAGTGCAATTATCCTAGACAATAAATTTTGGGATGATTGTTTTACTGCATGCAAAATTGTGAGTTCATTGATTAAATTGATGAGGTTGGTAGATGCCGATGATAAACCATCATTGGGAATTGTTTATGAAG CGGCTTATTTCTTGAATCCTGCTTGCTTTCTCGATGAAAATTATAAAGAAGCACCTGATGTCATGCGAGGTTTACTTGATCTTGTTACATTGCATTGCAAGGTTAATAATTTAGATTCAGTTGAGGCAATGAAAGAAATACACTTATATAAAGATCGAAAAGAAAGCTTTGATAGGCCTGAAGCTTTTCGAGCTGCAAAAAAACTTCAACCTAGTAAGA ATGAATGGTGGAGGTTGTTTGGTAGTTCTGCTCTATGTTTACAAAACATGGCAGTTCGCATTCTTAGCCAAGCATCTGCTTCTTCGGGATGTGAACGAAATTGGAGTCTTTTTGATCAAATTCATACAAAAAGAAGGAATAGATTGGAGCATGATAGGCTAAGTGATATTGtgtatgttacatataatttacgTCTTAAATCCAGGTAA